Proteins encoded together in one Bosea sp. (in: a-proteobacteria) window:
- a CDS encoding DUF1330 domain-containing protein, with protein sequence MAKGYWIARVDVENAEAYARYRSLNAVAFAKYGARFLVRGGEYKLARGEGRKHNVVIEFKDEETARACYASPEYQEAVKHLSAAGQSDLVIIGGYDGPQPGE encoded by the coding sequence GTGGCCAAGGGCTACTGGATCGCGCGCGTCGATGTCGAGAACGCCGAGGCCTATGCCAGATACCGCTCGCTCAACGCCGTGGCCTTCGCCAAATACGGCGCGCGCTTCCTGGTGCGCGGCGGCGAGTACAAGCTCGCCCGCGGCGAGGGCCGCAAGCACAACGTCGTGATCGAGTTCAAGGACGAGGAAACGGCGCGCGCCTGCTACGCCTCGCCGGAATACCAGGAGGCGGTGAAGCATCTCAGCGCCGCCGGCCAGTCCGACCTCGTCATCATCGGCGGCTATGACGGCCCGCAGCCGGGCGAATAG
- a CDS encoding anhydro-N-acetylmuramic acid kinase, with the protein MTDRLSDPAAVLTAIGVISGTSMDAIDVSLVTSDGRGRPSFGTGAAYPYRDETRRALQAVIADAERLCREPLTELEAAVTADHLAAIRAYGADQGLDLSAIDLVGLHGQTIYHRPQQRFTRQLIDGPAVADALGLPVVDRFRDADVAAGGEGAPFAPLYHRALAQGLEQPLMVLNLGGVGNVSYIDGDSVIAFDTGPASAILDDFMLRRLGRAYDADGALAASGRVHEDLVAGFMANPFFDRPAPKSLDRNDFHRRAQVVEPLSDADGAATLAAFTVESLVAALRHVPSQPKRWLVGGGGRLNRHFMARLAARLRVPVEPVEAAGWDGDALEAQIFAYFAIRSVKGLPLSLPATTGVSRPMTGGRLSLPAGRASVI; encoded by the coding sequence TTGACGGATCGCCTCTCCGACCCGGCCGCCGTCCTGACCGCCATCGGCGTGATCAGCGGCACCTCGATGGACGCCATCGACGTCTCGCTGGTGACGAGCGACGGGCGCGGCCGGCCTTCCTTCGGCACTGGCGCCGCCTATCCCTATCGCGACGAGACGCGCCGGGCTTTGCAGGCCGTCATCGCCGACGCCGAACGGCTCTGCCGCGAGCCGCTGACGGAGCTCGAGGCCGCCGTCACCGCCGACCATCTCGCCGCCATCCGGGCCTATGGGGCGGATCAGGGCCTCGATCTTTCCGCGATCGATCTCGTCGGCCTGCACGGCCAGACGATCTATCACCGGCCGCAGCAGCGCTTCACCCGCCAGCTCATCGACGGGCCGGCGGTGGCGGACGCGCTCGGGCTGCCCGTGGTCGACCGTTTCCGCGATGCCGATGTCGCGGCCGGCGGGGAGGGGGCGCCCTTCGCGCCGCTCTATCACCGGGCGCTGGCGCAGGGCCTCGAGCAGCCTCTGATGGTCCTCAATCTCGGCGGCGTCGGCAATGTCAGCTATATCGACGGCGACAGCGTGATCGCCTTCGATACCGGCCCGGCGAGCGCGATCCTCGACGATTTCATGCTGCGCCGCCTCGGCCGCGCTTACGACGCCGACGGGGCGCTGGCGGCGAGCGGGCGGGTGCACGAGGATCTCGTCGCCGGCTTCATGGCCAATCCCTTCTTCGACCGGCCGGCGCCGAAATCGCTCGACCGCAACGATTTCCACCGCCGCGCCCAGGTCGTCGAGCCCTTGTCGGATGCCGATGGCGCGGCGACGCTGGCCGCCTTCACCGTCGAGAGCCTCGTCGCGGCGCTGCGCCATGTGCCCAGCCAGCCGAAGCGCTGGCTCGTCGGCGGCGGCGGCCGGCTCAACCGGCATTTCATGGCGCGGCTGGCCGCGCGGCTTCGCGTGCCGGTCGAGCCGGTGGAGGCGGCCGGCTGGGACGGCGATGCGCTGGAGGCGCAGATCTTCGCCTATTTCGCCATACGCTCGGTGAAGGGGCTGCCGCTCAGCCTGCCCGCGACGACCGGCGTGTCGCGGCCGATGACCGGCGGGCGGCTCAGCCTGCCCGCGGGTCGCGCCTCCGTCATCTGA
- a CDS encoding PfkB family carbohydrate kinase, with translation MTGKPIFVLGSFVVSCSAKVARFPQPGESLSAEIVTIEAGGKGLNHAIMARRLDATVDGLIAVGDDLAAAFAQPALERIGLPASMLVRLAGRTGAGVGFTDAGGETCLAVASGANLALSAGHVRERAPAIAAAALVTAQFEIGDGAIAAAFALARRAGVETLLNPSPFRAIAPAILAATSILIVNETEAESLAAALGLAPEKAATPQGFVAKLGPALLERGPRLVVLTRGAAGAIAASAQAAPVMQPGFAVEAVDSLGAGDAFAATLGVGLAAGHPLPEALRAAAAAGALTTTRHGVLDALPDAAAVAALVRR, from the coding sequence ATGACCGGCAAGCCCATTTTCGTGCTCGGCAGCTTCGTCGTCTCCTGCTCGGCGAAGGTCGCCCGTTTCCCGCAGCCCGGCGAATCGCTTTCCGCCGAGATCGTGACGATCGAGGCCGGCGGCAAGGGGCTGAACCACGCGATCATGGCACGCCGCCTCGACGCCACCGTCGATGGCCTCATCGCCGTCGGCGACGACCTCGCCGCCGCCTTCGCCCAGCCTGCGCTCGAACGGATCGGGCTGCCGGCGTCGATGCTGGTGCGGCTTGCGGGGCGCACGGGCGCCGGCGTCGGCTTCACCGATGCGGGCGGCGAAACCTGCCTCGCCGTCGCCTCCGGCGCCAATCTTGCCCTCTCGGCCGGGCATGTCCGCGAACGGGCCCCGGCCATCGCCGCCGCCGCGCTGGTGACGGCCCAGTTCGAGATCGGAGACGGCGCGATCGCGGCGGCCTTCGCGCTCGCCCGGCGGGCCGGCGTCGAGACCCTGCTCAACCCCTCGCCCTTCCGGGCGATCGCGCCCGCCATCCTGGCGGCGACCTCGATCCTGATCGTCAACGAGACCGAGGCGGAAAGCCTCGCCGCCGCGCTCGGCCTCGCCCCGGAGAAGGCGGCGACTCCGCAGGGCTTCGTCGCGAAGCTCGGCCCGGCGCTGCTGGAGCGGGGCCCGCGGCTCGTCGTCCTGACGCGCGGTGCGGCCGGCGCGATCGCCGCCAGTGCGCAGGCAGCGCCCGTCATGCAGCCGGGATTTGCCGTCGAGGCGGTCGATTCGCTCGGCGCGGGCGATGCCTTCGCGGCGACGCTCGGCGTCGGGCTGGCGGCGGGACACCCCCTGCCCGAAGCCCTGCGCGCCGCCGCGGCGGCAGGCGCCCTGACGACGACGCGGCACGGCGTCCTCGACGCACTGCCCGATGCCGCCGCCGTCGCCGCCCTGGTCCGGCGCTGA
- a CDS encoding GntR family transcriptional regulator — MTVPKQPLPKPPFQNLLELRSDTAKPLYQQLEDQLLQLIGDGTLPPGTTLPAERQLAERLGLSRATVQRSYNALRERKLLSAQGRLGSIVQGAGPRLHPGMDRLKGFTEEMRELGRVPSSQIVERVVAADPAIAAIFGRPAHVRFLKLVRIRSGDGIPMSREVAWYNLERAPALAEGDLSGSVYARLAALGLPLMRCDQTIEAAAPTEAERPIFGFETPVPCLLIKRRSYGADGDMLEYVEGLFRGDSYSYRLTLRA, encoded by the coding sequence ATGACAGTGCCTAAGCAGCCTCTTCCAAAGCCGCCTTTCCAGAATCTGCTGGAACTGCGCAGCGACACCGCCAAGCCGCTCTACCAGCAGCTCGAGGACCAGCTCCTGCAGCTGATCGGCGACGGGACGCTGCCGCCGGGCACCACCCTGCCGGCCGAACGCCAGCTCGCCGAGCGCCTCGGCCTCAGCCGCGCCACCGTGCAGCGCTCCTACAACGCCTTGCGCGAACGCAAGCTGCTCAGCGCGCAGGGGCGCCTGGGCTCGATCGTCCAGGGCGCCGGCCCGCGCCTGCATCCCGGCATGGACAGGCTCAAGGGCTTCACCGAGGAGATGCGCGAGCTCGGCCGCGTGCCGTCGTCGCAGATCGTCGAGCGGGTGGTGGCCGCCGACCCCGCGATCGCCGCGATCTTCGGCCGCCCCGCGCATGTGCGCTTCCTCAAGCTCGTCCGCATCCGCTCCGGCGACGGCATCCCGATGTCGCGTGAGGTGGCGTGGTACAATCTGGAGCGCGCGCCGGCGCTCGCCGAGGGCGATCTCTCGGGCTCTGTCTATGCCCGGCTCGCCGCGCTCGGCCTGCCGCTGATGCGCTGCGACCAGACCATCGAGGCGGCGGCGCCGACGGAGGCGGAACGCCCCATCTTCGGTTTCGAGACGCCCGTGCCCTGCCTCCTGATCAAGCGGCGCAGCTACGGTGCCGACGGCGACATGCTCGAATATGTCGAGGGCCTGTTCCGCGGCGACAGCTACAGCTACCGGCTGACGCTGCGGGCCTGA